Genomic segment of Rickettsiella endosymbiont of Xylota segnis:
ATTGTTTTTAAGATCAACTATTGTTAGATCCACTGTGCTTCCGCGCGTATGACTTGAACGACGCGCAATATAATTGCGTTTAAAAAGCTCTCTTTTATCAATGTGTGGATAGAAAATATTCTTCGTCGTCTGATCCTCAATATTTTGACCCCATACAATAAAATCATTTACTGCCATTTGTGGGCGATAGCAATCATAGACCAGTAAACCTAAATTTTGCTTATTCAGCGTTGTTTGTACTTTCAATAGAGCCTGAGCAGCGGCATTCGTTAAAATACAGACCGGCTTTTTATAACCGTTAATTGGGCGACCAACAAAATTATTTTTACCAAAATAACGCACATCTTGCTTAATATTAGGAATAATCTCATTGACATAAACAAAATTATCTGATTTTTCTTCAGCAAAAACATCCATAACAATAAATATCAGTAAGTAGAGGAATATAAAGTACTTTTTAAGGAATATTTTACACATAAAAAAAGTGAATGATAAGAAAATAGGTTTATTTTACAACAAAATAATTGCTTTCGTTAATTATATCGAAGAAGCAGTTATGTCTTACTACGTTCCCAATAACGCAGTTTCCGGCAAAGTTTTATGAATGCTTGACAAGCACTCGCATTCTCC
This window contains:
- a CDS encoding M15 family metallopeptidase; amino-acid sequence: MDVFAEEKSDNFVYVNEIIPNIKQDVRYFGKNNFVGRPINGYKKPVCILTNAAAQALLKVQTTLNKQNLGLLVYDCYRPQMAVNDFIVWGQNIEDQTTKNIFYPHIDKRELFKRNYIARRSSHTRGSTVDLTIVDLKNNQVLDMGTSFDYLDPLSHPDNRDITEEQFKNRMLLRSLMIKYGFIPIRTEWWHFTLKNEPYKNTYFNFFVE